The following are from one region of the Bradyrhizobium sediminis genome:
- a CDS encoding sensor histidine kinase, whose product MTAFGKLIRTTAFRLTLVYLLLFALFAASLLGYFAWNTRRLITEQITTTVNAEIGEISEIYARRGLRGLVFTIENRALRPGANLYLVTTPAGLAVAGNVGSLAPGVMASLGWSETAYRRLDEQNTRDHRALVRVTELSSGFRLLIGRDLEERRRLFGIVAKAAQWSLLVVVVLGIGGGIFVARRVLRRIDAMTGTTRRIMAGDLSGRLPVGRSGDELDRLAENLNAMLERIEALMMGLKEVSDNIAHDLKTPLTRLRNRAEEALAKSGSEADYRSALERTIEESDGLIRTFNALLMIARAESGQARGNMDDFDAADVARGIQELYEPLAEDDGMTLRVKTSPAPVHGNRELISQALANLVENAIKYGKPHSSILPLSAGAGAAAAGNEIVIEARRDGDSVLLSVTDHGPGIPESDRSHAVERFVRLEASRTQPGSGLGLSLASAVATLHGGELRLGDAHPGLSATLAIPAKAGVSDRLAAQTPDVPQKVA is encoded by the coding sequence GTGACGGCATTCGGTAAGCTGATCCGCACCACGGCGTTCCGGTTGACGCTGGTCTATCTGTTGCTGTTTGCGCTGTTCGCCGCTTCGCTCTTGGGCTATTTCGCCTGGAATACACGCCGGCTGATCACCGAGCAGATCACCACCACCGTGAATGCGGAAATCGGCGAGATCAGCGAGATCTATGCGCGGCGCGGGCTGCGCGGGCTGGTGTTCACGATCGAGAACCGGGCGCTGCGGCCCGGCGCCAATCTCTACCTCGTGACCACGCCGGCGGGACTGGCGGTCGCCGGCAATGTCGGCTCGCTGGCCCCGGGCGTGATGGCGAGCCTGGGCTGGTCGGAGACCGCCTACCGGCGGCTCGACGAGCAGAATACCCGTGACCATCGCGCGCTGGTGCGCGTCACCGAACTCTCCAGCGGGTTCAGGCTCCTGATCGGGCGCGATCTGGAGGAGCGGCGGCGGCTGTTCGGCATCGTCGCCAAGGCCGCGCAATGGTCGCTGCTCGTCGTCGTCGTGCTCGGCATCGGCGGCGGCATCTTTGTCGCGCGGCGGGTGCTGCGGCGTATCGACGCCATGACCGGCACCACCCGGCGCATCATGGCGGGCGATCTGAGCGGACGGCTGCCGGTCGGGCGGAGCGGCGACGAACTCGACCGGCTGGCGGAGAACCTCAACGCCATGCTGGAGCGGATCGAGGCCCTGATGATGGGGCTGAAGGAAGTTTCCGACAACATCGCCCACGACCTGAAGACGCCGCTGACGCGGCTGCGCAATCGCGCCGAGGAGGCGCTGGCGAAGTCCGGCAGCGAGGCCGACTACCGCAGCGCGCTGGAGCGAACCATCGAGGAATCCGACGGCCTGATCCGGACCTTCAATGCGCTGTTGATGATCGCGCGCGCCGAATCCGGGCAGGCGCGCGGCAACATGGATGATTTCGACGCCGCCGACGTCGCCAGGGGCATTCAGGAACTCTATGAACCGCTGGCGGAAGACGACGGCATGACCCTGCGCGTCAAGACCTCGCCCGCGCCGGTTCATGGCAACCGCGAATTGATCAGCCAGGCGCTGGCCAATTTGGTCGAGAATGCGATCAAATACGGCAAGCCGCATTCCTCGATTCTGCCACTGAGCGCCGGCGCGGGCGCAGCCGCCGCCGGCAATGAGATCGTGATCGAGGCGCGGCGAGACGGCGATTCGGTGCTGCTCAGCGTCACCGACCATGGGCCGGGGATACCGGAATCCGACCGCAGCCACGCGGTGGAACGCTTTGTCCGGCTCGAGGCCAGCCGCACCCAGCCCGGCTCCGGTCTTGGCCTCAGCCTGGCGTCGGCGGTGGCGACGCTGCATGGCGGCGAGCTTCGGCTCGGCGACGCGCATCCCGGACTGTCGGCGACCCTGGCGATCCCGGCCAAGGCCGGCGTCAGTGACAGGCTTGCGGCTCAAACGCCGGATGTGCCACAGAAGGTGGCATGA
- a CDS encoding response regulator transcription factor: MRLLIIEDDRESADYLVKAFREVGHVADLAGDGEEGLTLAESGDYDVLVVDRMLPKRDGLSLIGSLREKGDRTPVLILSALGQVDDRIKGLRAGGDDYLPKPYAFAELLARVEVLSRRHGGPAEETTYKVGDLELDRLSHRVTRGKDELTLQPREFRLLEYLMKHAGQVVTRTMLLENVWDYHFDPQTNVIDVHISRLRSKIDKGFDRPLLHTIRGAGYMIRDGIR, translated from the coding sequence ATGCGCCTTTTGATCATCGAAGACGACCGCGAATCCGCCGACTATCTGGTCAAGGCGTTTCGCGAAGTCGGCCACGTCGCCGATCTCGCCGGCGATGGCGAGGAAGGGCTGACGCTTGCCGAATCAGGCGACTACGACGTGCTGGTGGTCGACCGCATGCTGCCGAAGCGCGACGGCCTGTCGCTGATCGGGAGCCTGCGCGAAAAGGGCGATCGCACGCCGGTGCTGATCCTCTCGGCGCTCGGGCAGGTCGACGACCGCATCAAGGGTCTGCGCGCCGGCGGTGACGATTATCTGCCGAAACCCTATGCATTCGCCGAGCTGCTGGCGCGGGTCGAGGTGCTGTCGCGCCGCCATGGCGGTCCCGCCGAGGAGACCACCTACAAGGTCGGCGATCTCGAACTCGACCGGCTTTCGCACCGGGTCACCCGTGGCAAGGACGAACTGACGCTGCAGCCGCGCGAGTTCCGGCTGCTGGAATATCTGATGAAGCATGCCGGGCAGGTGGTGACGCGGACCATGCTCCTGGAAAATGTCTGGGACTATCATTTCGATCCGCAGACCAATGTCATCGACGTGCATATTTCGCGGTTGCGCTCCAAGATCGACAAGGGTTTTGACCGGCCGCTGCTTCATACGATCCGCGGCGCGGGATACATGATCCGTGACGGCATTCGGTAA
- a CDS encoding Do family serine endopeptidase: protein MTERPTDFSSLPSFREPRHQLFSARKFALMASVVAGLGIAVYGFGPSHGPVDVFTSTAHAQVNSDLSRVQKPVGFADIVERVKPSVISVKININEKVAKDDGAGKDDDSPFQPGSPMERFFKRFGGPDGLPPGLRSGPRGGRGPVTGQGSGFFISADGYAVTNNHVVDGADKVEVTTDDGKTYTAKVIGTDPRTDVALIKVAGRTDFPFAKLSDGKPRIGDWVLAVGNPFGLGGTVTAGIVSASGRDIGNGPYDDFIQIDAPVNKGNSGGPAFNTEGEVMGVNTAIYSPSGGSVGIAFSIPASTVKSVINQLKDKGSVSRGWIGVQIQPVTADIADSLGLKKAEGALVAEPQANGPAAKAGIESGDVITAVNGEPVKDARELARTIGGLAPGNAVKLNVLHKGQEKVINLTLGQLPNTIEAKADTDKGGKDGATRGTDVPKLGLTLAPANSVAGAGKDGVVVTEVAPKSPAAERGFKEGDVILEVAGKTVTNATDVREAINAARSDNKNSVLMRIKTGGSSRFVAVPLAKG, encoded by the coding sequence ATGACCGAACGTCCCACCGATTTCTCGTCGCTCCCGTCCTTCCGGGAGCCCCGCCATCAGCTGTTTTCCGCCCGCAAATTTGCGCTGATGGCTTCCGTCGTGGCCGGCCTCGGCATTGCCGTTTACGGCTTCGGCCCGTCGCATGGTCCGGTCGATGTCTTCACCAGCACCGCGCATGCCCAGGTCAACAGCGACCTCAGCAGGGTGCAGAAGCCCGTCGGCTTTGCCGACATCGTCGAGCGCGTCAAGCCGTCGGTCATTTCGGTAAAGATCAATATCAACGAGAAGGTCGCCAAGGACGACGGCGCTGGCAAGGATGACGACTCACCGTTCCAGCCGGGCTCGCCGATGGAGCGCTTCTTCAAGCGCTTCGGCGGCCCCGATGGCCTGCCTCCGGGCCTGCGCAGCGGACCCCGCGGCGGCCGTGGCCCGGTGACGGGTCAGGGTTCGGGCTTCTTCATCTCGGCCGACGGCTATGCCGTGACCAACAATCACGTGGTCGACGGCGCCGACAAGGTCGAGGTCACGACCGACGACGGCAAGACCTACACCGCGAAGGTGATCGGAACCGATCCCCGCACCGACGTCGCGCTGATCAAGGTCGCGGGCCGCACCGACTTCCCGTTCGCCAAGCTTTCCGACGGCAAGCCGCGGATCGGCGACTGGGTGCTCGCGGTCGGCAATCCGTTCGGCCTCGGCGGCACGGTGACGGCCGGCATCGTTTCGGCCAGCGGCCGCGACATCGGCAACGGCCCGTATGACGATTTCATCCAGATCGACGCGCCCGTGAACAAGGGCAACTCCGGCGGCCCGGCCTTCAACACCGAAGGCGAAGTGATGGGCGTCAACACCGCGATCTATTCGCCGTCCGGCGGCAGCGTCGGCATCGCGTTCTCGATCCCGGCTTCCACCGTGAAGAGCGTGATCAACCAGCTCAAGGACAAGGGCTCGGTGAGCCGTGGCTGGATCGGCGTCCAGATTCAGCCGGTGACGGCTGACATCGCCGACAGCCTCGGCCTCAAGAAGGCCGAAGGCGCGCTGGTCGCGGAACCGCAGGCCAATGGTCCGGCGGCCAAGGCCGGCATCGAATCCGGCGACGTGATCACGGCGGTCAATGGCGAACCGGTCAAGGATGCGCGCGAACTCGCCCGCACCATCGGCGGTCTGGCGCCCGGCAATGCGGTGAAGCTCAACGTGCTGCACAAGGGCCAGGAAAAGGTCATCAACCTGACGCTCGGCCAGTTGCCGAATACGATCGAAGCCAAGGCTGATACCGACAAGGGCGGCAAGGATGGCGCCACCCGCGGTACCGACGTGCCGAAGCTTGGCCTGACGCTCGCGCCCGCCAACAGCGTGGCCGGCGCCGGCAAGGATGGCGTCGTGGTGACCGAGGTCGCCCCGAAGAGCCCGGCGGCGGAGCGCGGCTTCAAGGAAGGCGACGTGATTCTCGAAGTCGCCGGCAAGACCGTCACCAATGCCACAGACGTGCGCGAAGCGATCAACGCCGCGCGCAGCGACAACAAGAACAGCGTCCTGATGCGCATCAAGACCGGCGGTTCATCGCGCTTCGTCGCGGTGCCTCTGGCGAAAGGCTGA
- a CDS encoding methyl-accepting chemotaxis protein codes for MFANSNLTIRFLIGAVVAALLLLLAIGGGTGFVAVLYLNNQITSLSAEFGALSGPAREHALQIYQQAQAAFSYFLMACVAIAVVASAVCLTTYFAVRNGIIGPLAAIVHAMRQVADQKFETPIPGLDRTNEIGLLAGTLEVFKTTGIERQRLTEHELQEAQRQGERSRYLDGKIRDFNDLVANVVGSVASSAVRLKSNAETLSQAANETSTKASAVASAASQASTSVQTVASSAEEMTTSIGTISRRVTDATQRAEGAAAQARKSGDTIHALSEAAERIGAVVQLVQAIASQTNLLALNATIEAARAGEAGKGFAVVASEVKNLAHQTSQATGEISTHVASIQGITGETREAMADISNIIAEISAIMSGIEVDTAQQRNATLEISKSVQDAARGTLDVSNHIAQITSTSSETGRLASDARDSAVDLSQQAETLKREIDGFILSVRAT; via the coding sequence ATGTTTGCCAACAGCAATTTGACCATCCGCTTCCTGATCGGAGCCGTCGTGGCGGCTCTCCTGCTGTTGCTGGCCATAGGCGGCGGCACGGGGTTTGTCGCCGTCCTCTACCTGAACAATCAGATCACCAGTCTCTCCGCCGAATTCGGCGCGCTGAGCGGTCCGGCTCGCGAGCATGCGTTGCAGATCTATCAGCAGGCCCAGGCAGCGTTTTCATATTTCCTGATGGCTTGCGTGGCTATTGCGGTCGTCGCTTCCGCCGTCTGCCTGACGACCTATTTTGCGGTTCGAAACGGCATCATCGGACCGCTGGCTGCCATCGTGCACGCGATGCGCCAGGTCGCCGACCAGAAATTCGAAACCCCGATCCCCGGCCTTGACCGTACCAACGAGATCGGCCTGCTTGCCGGCACCCTGGAAGTCTTCAAGACCACCGGCATCGAGCGGCAGCGGCTGACCGAGCACGAATTGCAGGAAGCGCAGCGTCAGGGCGAACGTTCGCGATATCTCGACGGGAAGATCCGGGACTTCAACGACCTCGTCGCCAATGTCGTCGGCAGCGTGGCTTCGTCGGCGGTGCGGCTGAAAAGCAATGCGGAAACCCTGTCGCAGGCCGCCAACGAAACCAGCACCAAGGCCAGTGCGGTTGCAAGCGCCGCGAGCCAGGCCAGCACCAGCGTACAGACGGTCGCCAGCTCGGCTGAAGAAATGACGACGTCGATCGGCACCATCAGCCGGCGGGTGACCGACGCCACGCAGCGCGCCGAGGGGGCGGCCGCCCAGGCGCGCAAGAGCGGCGACACCATCCACGCGCTGTCGGAAGCCGCTGAAAGGATCGGTGCCGTCGTGCAGCTGGTTCAGGCGATCGCCTCCCAGACCAATCTGCTGGCGCTCAACGCCACGATCGAAGCGGCGCGGGCGGGCGAGGCTGGCAAAGGCTTCGCGGTGGTCGCCTCGGAGGTGAAGAATCTCGCCCACCAGACCAGCCAGGCAACCGGTGAAATCTCCACCCATGTCGCGAGCATTCAGGGCATCACGGGTGAGACGCGCGAGGCGATGGCGGACATCTCCAACATCATCGCGGAAATCAGCGCGATCATGTCCGGCATTGAAGTCGACACGGCGCAACAGCGAAACGCGACGCTCGAAATTTCGAAGAGTGTCCAGGACGCGGCCCGGGGCACGCTGGACGTCTCCAATCATATCGCCCAGATCACCTCGACGTCGTCTGAAACGGGGCGTCTGGCGAGCGATGCGCGCGACTCGGCTGTCGATCTATCGCAGCAGGCCGAAACCCTGAAACGGGAAATCGACGGCTTCATCCTGAGCGTCAGGGCGACCTGA
- a CDS encoding cytochrome c-type biogenesis protein gives MRKLIAVSIIVFTAFAASNVRAVQPDEIMSDPAKELRARDLSRELRCMVCQNQSIDDSDAPLARDLRLLVRERIASGDSDSQVIDFLVARYGEFVLLKPRLKPHTLLLWLLPPLALAAGGFALWANSRRRAKSAPAEDDPLLKLTADEEARLSALISRETPPEKSA, from the coding sequence ATGCGAAAGCTGATTGCTGTTTCGATCATCGTGTTCACGGCGTTTGCCGCATCGAACGTGCGCGCCGTGCAGCCCGACGAGATCATGTCCGATCCGGCCAAGGAATTGCGGGCACGGGATTTGTCGCGCGAACTGCGCTGCATGGTGTGCCAGAACCAGTCGATCGACGATTCCGATGCGCCGCTGGCGCGCGACTTGCGCCTTCTGGTGCGGGAGCGGATCGCCTCCGGCGACAGCGACAGCCAGGTGATCGATTTCCTGGTGGCGCGCTACGGCGAGTTCGTGCTGCTGAAACCCCGGCTCAAACCCCACACCCTGTTGCTGTGGCTGTTGCCGCCCTTGGCGCTCGCTGCAGGCGGGTTCGCGTTGTGGGCCAACAGCCGGCGGCGCGCGAAATCCGCGCCGGCGGAAGACGACCCGCTGCTCAAGTTGACGGCGGACGAAGAGGCGCGGCTGTCGGCGCTGATCTCGCGCGAAACGCCTCCGGAGAAGTCGGCTTAG
- a CDS encoding heme lyase CcmF/NrfE family subunit — MIAEAGHYALVLALALALIQSTVPMLGARWRDPALMNVARATALAQLAFVAASFAALVALYIVSDFSVANVYENSHSSKPLLYKITGVWGNHEGSMLLWVSILALFGGLVAAFGNNLPLSLRANVLGVQGWVASAFYLFILITSNPFLRIASPPIEGRDLNPVLQDIGLAVHPPMLYLGYVGFSISFSFAVAALIEGRIDAAWARWVRPWTLVAWIFLTLGIAMGSYWAYYELGWGGWWFWDPVENASLMPWLAGTALLHSAVVMEKRNALKVWTILLSILTFSLSLLGTFLVRSGVLTSVHAFATDPARGVFILLILCLFIGGSLSLYAWRASALKQGGLFAPISREGALVLNNLFLTSACATVFIGTLYPLALEVLTGDKISVGAPFFNLTFGPLFLPLMVAVPFGPLLAWKRGDLLGAAQRLTAAGIAALIAIAVLWAWTRGGSAFAPLAIGLAVFVIAGALSELAERTGLFRVPLGIAMRRARGLPRATWGTAFAHAGVGVALIGIVCETTWNSEYIGTMKPDDVAKIAGYELKLDGVTQRQGPNFREMQAQFTIRLDGERLSVMTPSKRNFTTRGSSTTEAALLTRGASQLYISLGETNADGAIAVRIYHKPLVLMIWWGPVLMAFGGLLSLSDRRLRVGAPKPAKALRGLQAAE, encoded by the coding sequence GTGATCGCGGAAGCCGGACATTATGCGCTGGTGCTGGCGCTGGCGCTGGCGCTGATCCAGTCCACCGTGCCGATGCTCGGCGCGCGGTGGCGCGATCCCGCGCTGATGAATGTCGCGCGTGCCACCGCGCTGGCGCAACTGGCATTCGTGGCGGCGTCGTTCGCGGCGCTGGTCGCGTTGTACATCGTTTCCGATTTTTCCGTCGCCAACGTGTACGAGAATTCGCATTCGTCGAAACCGCTGCTCTACAAGATCACCGGCGTGTGGGGCAATCATGAAGGCTCGATGCTGTTGTGGGTGTCGATCCTGGCGCTGTTCGGCGGTCTGGTCGCCGCGTTCGGCAACAATCTGCCGCTGTCGCTGCGCGCCAACGTGCTGGGGGTGCAGGGGTGGGTCGCGAGCGCGTTCTATCTGTTCATCCTGATCACCTCGAACCCGTTCCTGCGCATCGCCAGCCCGCCGATCGAGGGCCGCGACCTCAATCCGGTGCTGCAGGACATCGGCCTCGCGGTGCATCCGCCGATGCTCTACCTCGGCTATGTCGGCTTCTCGATTTCGTTCTCGTTCGCCGTCGCCGCCCTGATCGAAGGCCGGATCGACGCGGCATGGGCGCGCTGGGTGCGGCCGTGGACGCTGGTGGCGTGGATATTCCTCACCCTCGGCATCGCGATGGGCTCGTACTGGGCCTATTACGAACTCGGCTGGGGCGGCTGGTGGTTCTGGGATCCGGTCGAGAACGCCTCGCTGATGCCGTGGCTTGCGGGCACCGCGCTATTACATTCCGCGGTCGTGATGGAAAAGCGCAACGCGCTCAAGGTCTGGACCATCCTGCTGTCGATTTTGACCTTCTCGCTGTCGCTGCTCGGCACCTTCCTGGTGCGCTCGGGCGTGCTGACGTCGGTGCATGCGTTCGCGACCGACCCGGCGCGCGGCGTATTCATCCTGCTGATCCTCTGCCTGTTCATCGGCGGCAGTCTTTCGCTCTACGCCTGGAGGGCGTCGGCGCTGAAGCAGGGCGGCTTGTTCGCGCCGATCTCGCGCGAGGGCGCGCTGGTGCTCAACAACCTGTTCCTGACCAGCGCCTGCGCTACCGTGTTCATTGGAACGCTGTATCCGCTGGCGCTGGAAGTCCTGACCGGCGACAAGATTTCGGTCGGCGCGCCGTTCTTCAATCTGACCTTCGGGCCGCTGTTCCTGCCGCTGATGGTCGCGGTGCCGTTTGGACCGCTGCTGGCGTGGAAGCGTGGCGATCTCCTCGGCGCGGCGCAGCGCCTGACCGCCGCGGGGATCGCGGCGCTGATCGCGATCGCGGTGCTGTGGGCGTGGACCCGTGGCGGCAGCGCCTTCGCGCCGCTCGCCATCGGGCTTGCGGTCTTCGTCATCGCGGGCGCGCTGAGCGAGCTTGCCGAGCGAACCGGCCTGTTCCGCGTGCCGCTTGGCATCGCGATGCGGCGCGCGCGCGGATTGCCGCGCGCCACCTGGGGTACGGCGTTCGCCCATGCCGGCGTCGGCGTCGCCTTGATCGGGATCGTCTGCGAAACCACGTGGAACAGCGAATATATCGGAACCATGAAGCCCGACGACGTCGCGAAAATTGCCGGCTACGAATTGAAGCTCGACGGCGTGACACAGCGGCAGGGGCCGAACTTCCGCGAAATGCAGGCGCAGTTCACGATCCGTCTCGATGGCGAGCGATTGAGCGTCATGACCCCGTCGAAGCGCAATTTCACCACAAGGGGATCGTCGACCACCGAGGCCGCGCTGCTGACGCGCGGCGCCAGCCAGCTCTATATCTCGCTTGGCGAGACCAACGCCGACGGCGCGATCGCGGTGCGGATCTATCACAAGCCGCTGGTCCTCATGATCTGGTGGGGTCCGGTGCTGATGGCATTCGGGGGCCTGCTGTCGCTGTCGGACCGGCGCTTGCGGGTCGGCGCGCCGAAGCCGGCGAAGGCGCTGCGCGGATTGCAGGCGGCGGAGTAA
- the ccmE gene encoding cytochrome c maturation protein CcmE, protein MTRKQRRLTMIGGSLAVLAVAAALVLNAMRDSIVFFSTPSMVAERHIAAGKRFRLGGLVQPGSLVRGDNLAVTFQVADGSAALPVSYKGILPDLFREGQGVVAEGALDAAGVFKADTVLAKHDETYMPKEVADALKKQGHWKDDYGAKPAVGASPAKQGVSQ, encoded by the coding sequence ATGACGCGCAAGCAACGGCGTTTGACGATGATCGGCGGCTCGCTCGCGGTGCTCGCGGTCGCGGCGGCTCTGGTGCTGAACGCGATGCGCGATTCGATCGTGTTTTTCTCGACGCCTTCGATGGTGGCCGAGAGGCATATTGCCGCGGGCAAGCGCTTCCGGCTCGGCGGACTGGTGCAGCCGGGATCGCTGGTCCGTGGCGACAACCTTGCGGTCACCTTCCAGGTGGCTGATGGCAGCGCCGCACTGCCGGTTTCCTACAAGGGGATTTTGCCCGACCTGTTCCGCGAAGGGCAGGGTGTGGTCGCCGAGGGCGCCCTCGACGCTGCCGGGGTGTTCAAGGCCGACACCGTGCTCGCCAAGCACGACGAGACCTACATGCCCAAGGAAGTCGCCGACGCGCTGAAGAAGCAGGGGCACTGGAAAGACGATTACGGCGCCAAGCCAGCGGTTGGTGCGTCGCCGGCGAAACAGGGAGTTTCGCAGTGA
- the ccmI gene encoding c-type cytochrome biogenesis protein CcmI — protein MTLWFVFALMTAAAIFAVLWPLSRAGRPQIEGSEAAVYKDQLAEIDRDVAAGLIGVTEADAARVEISRRLLAAVDGQEGLPAVSNTLLRRSAAIVALVGLPIVAVALYLPLGSPRLGDFPLAQRTRAPDVAQPLDNLVAQVEAHLEKNPTDGRGWNVLAPVLSRLGRYHEAVRAYRNSITYNGDSPERRADLGEALAAAANGVVTAEAKAEFERALALNADEVKASYFLGLAAEQDGRAGEASTIWRAMLAKAPSDAPWRPLVQAALARVGGSPAPALSNDAMAAAKGMDETDRDAMIRGMVDRLATRLKQNGDDVEGWLRLVRAYMVMGDRDKAKSALTDARQAVANDADRLRRLNEGLKDLGLDG, from the coding sequence ATGACGCTGTGGTTTGTGTTCGCGCTGATGACGGCCGCGGCGATCTTCGCCGTGCTCTGGCCGCTGAGCCGGGCTGGCCGGCCGCAAATTGAAGGCAGCGAGGCTGCCGTCTACAAGGATCAGCTCGCCGAGATCGATCGCGACGTCGCCGCCGGGCTGATTGGCGTCACCGAAGCCGACGCTGCACGCGTCGAGATCAGCCGCCGTCTGCTGGCGGCGGTGGATGGTCAGGAAGGTCTGCCGGCGGTATCGAACACCTTGTTGCGCCGCTCTGCGGCCATCGTGGCCCTGGTCGGGCTCCCGATCGTTGCGGTGGCGCTTTACCTCCCGCTTGGATCGCCTCGGCTCGGCGATTTTCCGCTCGCCCAGCGCACCCGCGCGCCCGATGTGGCGCAGCCGCTGGATAACCTGGTGGCACAGGTCGAGGCGCATCTGGAGAAGAATCCAACCGATGGCCGTGGCTGGAACGTGCTGGCGCCGGTGCTGTCGAGGCTCGGCCGCTACCATGAAGCGGTCCGCGCCTATCGCAATTCGATCACCTACAACGGCGACAGCCCCGAGCGCCGGGCCGATCTCGGCGAAGCCCTGGCCGCCGCGGCGAATGGTGTCGTCACTGCGGAGGCGAAGGCCGAATTCGAACGTGCCCTCGCGTTGAACGCCGACGAGGTCAAGGCGAGCTACTTCCTCGGGCTGGCCGCCGAGCAGGACGGCCGCGCCGGCGAGGCCTCGACGATCTGGCGCGCCATGCTCGCCAAGGCGCCCTCGGATGCGCCATGGCGTCCGCTGGTCCAGGCCGCACTGGCGCGGGTCGGCGGTTCCCCGGCGCCGGCGCTGTCGAATGATGCGATGGCTGCGGCGAAAGGCATGGATGAGACCGACCGCGACGCCATGATCCGTGGCATGGTCGATCGCCTCGCCACGCGATTGAAGCAAAACGGCGACGACGTCGAAGGATGGCTGCGGCTGGTGCGGGCCTATATGGTGATGGGCGATCGCGACAAGGCAAAGAGCGCGCTCACCGACGCCCGTCAGGCCGTCGCCAACGACGCCGATCGGCTGCGACGACTGAATGAGGGCCTGAAAGATCTCGGGCTCGACGGATGA
- a CDS encoding sensor histidine kinase: protein MRASSLATRLFLSATAWVVVILAITGIVLSSVYRNATERAFDRRLNLYLRTIIAEVATPDNTPDQFQSLGEPLFELPLSGWYWQIARADTEKPEVRRSRSLWDKNLPKLEEHGADLTAAGIRLGYVDGPEGQSLRMVERPVDLGIDGKYLVSVAGDATEIFDETRSFDYYLGGTFAALTIVLVLTTIFQVRFGLAPLKRISESIADIRSGRAERLEGEFPVEIAPLARETNALIDANREIVERARTHVGNLAHAIKTPLSVIVNEASARGADPFAAKVLEQADVMRDQVAHHLERARIAARLTVIGTVTEVAPAIEALRRTMEKIHRDRGIAIGIKADAQAKFRGERQDLEEMAGNLVDNACKWAVSQVSIEVLVEPPAEPGAGPMLRIIVDDDGRGLSAAERAQVSRRGQRLDESKPGSGLGLSIVVDLAALYGGSLSLGNAPIGGLRAELVLPGV from the coding sequence ATGCGCGCCAGTTCGCTCGCCACGCGGCTGTTCCTGTCGGCGACCGCCTGGGTGGTGGTGATCCTGGCCATCACCGGCATCGTGCTGTCGTCGGTGTACCGCAACGCCACCGAGCGGGCCTTCGACCGCCGTCTAAATCTTTATCTCCGCACCATCATTGCGGAAGTGGCGACGCCGGACAACACGCCCGACCAGTTCCAGTCGCTCGGCGAGCCACTGTTCGAGCTGCCGCTGTCCGGCTGGTATTGGCAGATCGCCCGCGCCGATACCGAAAAGCCCGAGGTGCGCCGGTCGCGCTCGCTGTGGGACAAGAACCTGCCGAAGCTCGAAGAACACGGCGCCGATCTGACCGCGGCCGGCATCCGCCTCGGCTATGTCGACGGCCCCGAGGGCCAGAGCTTGCGGATGGTGGAACGGCCGGTCGATCTCGGCATCGACGGCAAGTACCTGGTCAGCGTGGCCGGCGACGCCACCGAGATCTTCGACGAAACGCGCAGCTTCGACTATTACCTCGGCGGCACCTTCGCGGCGTTGACGATCGTGCTGGTGCTGACCACCATCTTCCAGGTCCGCTTCGGGCTGGCACCGCTGAAACGCATCTCGGAGTCGATCGCCGATATCCGTTCCGGCCGCGCCGAACGGCTGGAAGGCGAATTCCCGGTCGAGATCGCGCCGCTGGCGCGGGAAACCAACGCACTGATCGATGCCAACCGGGAGATCGTCGAGCGCGCCCGTACCCATGTCGGCAATCTCGCGCACGCCATCAAGACGCCGCTGTCGGTGATCGTCAATGAAGCCTCCGCGCGCGGCGCCGATCCGTTCGCGGCCAAAGTGCTGGAACAGGCCGACGTGATGCGCGACCAGGTTGCGCATCACCTGGAGCGCGCCCGGATCGCCGCGCGCCTCACCGTGATCGGCACCGTCACCGAAGTTGCGCCCGCGATCGAGGCGTTGCGCCGGACCATGGAGAAGATCCACAGGGATCGCGGCATCGCCATCGGGATCAAGGCCGACGCCCAGGCGAAGTTTCGCGGCGAGCGGCAGGACCTCGAGGAGATGGCCGGAAATCTCGTCGACAACGCCTGCAAATGGGCGGTCTCGCAGGTCTCCATCGAGGTGCTGGTGGAGCCGCCGGCGGAGCCCGGCGCCGGCCCGATGCTGCGGATCATCGTCGATGACGACGGGCGGGGGCTGTCGGCGGCCGAGCGGGCGCAGGTCTCGCGCCGGGGCCAGCGGCTGGACGAATCCAAGCCGGGTTCCGGGCTGGGCCTGTCGATCGTGGTCGACCTCGCAGCCCTGTACGGCGGCAGTCTTTCCCTCGGCAACGCGCCGATCGGGGGGCTGCGGGCGGAACTGGTGCTGCCGGGGGTATGA